In one window of Eleutherodactylus coqui strain aEleCoq1 chromosome 10, aEleCoq1.hap1, whole genome shotgun sequence DNA:
- the LOC136580749 gene encoding uncharacterized protein produces MRTSQLCLLLGVLLAVFGCSASTTAPTSVTTATNTTTPTSAESTPSTTTNITQPLTTLSTTVVTPTSANSSASTGSPISSSSTVLTSSSTALTSTTTPISITSISASSSTSTTPPSSTVSTTAVDTQPINTTSTAVTTPTSTSSSVSTNSPNSTASTSTRDPQGSATTSTTSLASSLSIIGTSTSSSTTTPTSTYSTASPTTAITQLNTNASTNVIITPISTSSSVSLTTPTSTGSSASIITSTILPLTTASSITGTASTGSTVSVISITNETVPSVSSTSITAAPTSNGTSTGSNATTNTGTTISSSSTIFLPITNTSTNSLPSNTELTSAATSSVTQAVTAGTTISNSSTSNVTDISTTKTTPNSAGNVIGTSPAAITVSTNTSTTTESAATGTTITTTLSGSTPPAITNSTTTTVFTMAGGAVSNNTSSPVSENIAVTSSAVPTTDNNSTMAATISTLSRTANSISNTSGLSTTSTATSGSTALSSTGNMATVTSTATSLNSAATTISLTTSPGSRTSISPIGGRNFTALTGSTTSISRPTNAATSGTTTIKDNTTGTSSSPVVTNSNEGSSTLSTITSTQTTSDQSAVPYWGIILIALASILGAVLIACLLYAILAYWGSSSAYAVSSIPNYFTHYGWSNSARPSFVIDLDKEVELREY; encoded by the exons ATGAGGACGTCACAGCTCTGCCTTCTTCTCGGGGTTCTTCTAGCAGTTTTTGGATGTTCAG caagTACAACCGCACCGACAAGTGTAACCACTGCAACAAATACGACTACACCAACTAGTGCTGAATCAACTCCTTCTACAACAACCAACATTACTCAGCCTTTAACCACTTTATCAACCACTGTTGTAACACCAACTTCAGCTAATTCTTCAGCAAGTACAGGCTCACCTATAAGTAGTAGTTCAACTGTTTTAACATCATCTAGTACTGCTCTGACGTCAACCACTACGCCAATCAGTATAACATCCATTTCAGCAAGCTCTTCAACAAGTACAACCCCTCCAAGTTCAACCGTTTCAACAACAGCTGTTGATACTCAACCTATAAACACTACATCAACCGCTGTCACAACACCCACTTCAACTAGTTCATCAGTAAGTACAAACTCACCAAACTCAACTGCTTCAACATCAACTAGGGATCCTCAGGGTTCAGCCACTACATCAACCACCAGCTTGGCTAGTTCATTGTCAATCATAGGCACATCAACATCATCCAGTACAACCACACCTACAAGTACTTATTCAACTGCTTCACCAACAACAGCTATTACTCAGTTAAATACTAATGCATCAACCAATGTTATAATAACACCCATTTCTACTAGTTCTTCAGTAAGTTTAACCACACCAACAAGTACTGGCTCATCTGCTTCAATAATAACCAGTACTATACTACCTTTAACCACTGCGTCGTCCATTACTGGAACAGCATCAACTGGATCAACTGTGTCAGTAATATCCATCACTAATGAAACTGTTCCTAGTGTATCTAGCACATCAATCACTGCAGCACCCACTTCAAATGGAACATCAACCGGTTCCAATGCAACAACAAATACAGGAACAACCATTTCTTCATCATCCACTATTTTTCTACCTATTACTAACACATCAACCAATTCTCTACCCTCTAATACAGAATTAACTTCTGCAGCAACATCCTCCGTTACACAAGCAGTTACAGCTGGTACTACCATCAGTAACTCTTCTACATCAAACGTCACTGATATTAGCACAACCAAAACAACCCCCAATTCTGCTGGTAATGTAATCGGAACGAGTCCTGCAGCAATAACTGTTAGTACAAATACCAGCACTACTACAGAATCTGCTGCCACTGGGACCACAATCACTACCACATTGTCTGGATCCACTCCTCCTGCTATTACTAATAGTACTACCACTACAGTCTTCACAATGGCGGGGGGCGCTGTTTCTAACAACACAAGCTCCCCGGTTAGTGAGAATATCGCTGTTACGTCTTCAGCAGTACCTACTACCGATAATAACAGCACTATGGCTGCAACTATATCCACTCTTTCCAGGACTGCTAACAGTATCTCCAACACATCTGGACTAAGTACTACAAGTACTGCAACTTCAGGATCAACTGCATTAAGCTCAACAGGGAACATGGCTACAGTTACAAGTACTGCAACTTCACTAAATTCAGCTGCTACCACCATAAGCCTCACCACCTCACCTGGATCCAGAACTTCCATTAGTCCTATTGGAGGCCGTAATTTTACAGCCCTGACTGGATCCACCACTTCTATATCAAGGCCAACTAACGCAGCTACAAGTGGCACCACAACTATTAAAGATAATACTACTGGAACAAGCTCTTCACCAGTAGTTACTA ATTCCAATGAAGGTTCATCAACCCTAAGTACTATCACCTCCACCCAAACAACCTCCGACCAATCTGCAG TTCCGTACTGGGGAATTATTCTTATTGCACTGGCCTCCATATTGGGTGCCGTCCTCATTGCCTGTCTATTATATGCG ATATTAGCATATTGGGGCTCCTCTTCTGCGTACGCTGTCAGCAGTATTCCCAACTATTTCACTCATTATGGTTGGTCAAATTCGGCAAGACCATCCTTTGTGATAGACCTTGACAAAGAAGTAGAGTTGAGGGAATACTAG